The region CAGAGACCATTCATGACCACAAGGCCTGTGTTTACTATCTgttcctttacagaaaaattttgccAACCCCTGATATACAGAAAGGCTCACACAGGATTGTGTGTAATAACATAATCTGGAAACATCAacagtagaataaataaattatagcttGTTCCCATAACAAATATTACACAGTGATGGAAATCAACAAATGGTAACTCCGTGTAGTAATTGGGATGATTATCATAAAGCATACTGAGCaaataaaatgagacagaaaacataAGCCGGGAGATTTCTCTCACATAAAGATCAAAGACAATCAAAAGCCAACTATCTAAATTAGAGATGCATATATGGATCTTAAgctatgaggaaaaaaagaaatttttttttaaattgaaactgTGATTACCtcaagggctgagggagaggtgGTGACCAGGAAGAGGCACAGGAaggtttgtgttctttttttttttttttaaatatttatttatttatttatttatttatgatagacagagagagaggcagagacacagggggagggagaagcaggctccatgccggaagcctgacgtgggactcgatcccgggactccaggattgcgccctgagccaaaggcaggcgctaaaccgctgagccacccagggatcccccaggaagGTTTTTGAAGTGCCAAGCCATGTTTCACTTCACTGACCTTGGTGGTAGTTACATGGATTTTCTCTGCAAAACTAACCTTAATTTGTGTATCtgtattttatacattcatctttaTGTAAAATTGTATTGGTTAGCTATTGCTATAATAATGCTGTGCAACAAACCAGCCCAACTTTCAGTGGCTTAaatcacagtcttttttttttttttaagattttatttatttattcatgagagacacagagagaggcagagacacaggcagaggcagaagcaggctccatgcagggaacccgacgtgggactcgatccctggactccaggatcacgccctgggctgaaggcgatgctaaactgctgagccacccaggcgtcccaaaactaCAGTCCTTTATTCTCACAGCTCCTAGAGTTAGCAGGACCCATGGCTCTAATTTATCTGCTCCTTACATTAGATTTGCATATTGGCCAGGGCAGCTTTGCTCCAGGTGTATTCATTTTTACTCTGACTTAGGAGGCAGCAGCTACCCAGAGGAAAATTCTCTCATGGCAATTGCCAGAGGCTCATCTAGGGCACAGTGTGACTCCTATTGACTGAAGGAAGTCATATGACCAAGCCCAAAATCATGGGCTGGGGGAATGTACTCTGCCTGCAGTGAGGCAGTGGGGTAAGGCATTGCGGCTAATAATGTAAGTTTATTTCTCTTCCATTAGTTAGTTAGGAAGGAAATTGAGGTTGCTTTGGGGCATCCAGTTAGGAGTCAGAAATACTGATCTGGAGCTCAGGAAGATCTCTAATGCAGACCAAGGCCTAGTTCTTCTGCATTGTAGTAGCATAACATAAGCTAGGAGATTTCTGGCTTATGTTATGAGATTTTTTCCAATGCCCTTCAAGTGACTGGTAGTCTGGGGACAATATACCCAGGGAAAGCAAGGGCATCACTAATATGAGTTGGTCCCAAGAGGACTATCCAGTTTGGAAGATTTAGACAAGGACCAGCGGGAGGACAAGAGGAGAAGACTAAGGACAGAGTTTGACACTGAACAAGGCAAACGCTAGTGGCAGCCTAGTGTAGAATGTGCTGGGCCTTTGTTCTTGGGGAATCTTCTTAGAGAAAGAAATTTTGTTGGCTGTAGAGACTACATCTCATCTGCAATGGGTTGAGGCAATAAGAGATAAAATGGGACTGTTCTTCCAAGCAGCTGCCGAGCTGTGTTCTCAACCTTTGAGGCTCTGTTCTACCCTGGATCATGAGTGCTTTGGACTCTAAGCAGGAGCAGTGTGTACCACTGCTGATTTTCAACACTTGTCACCTTCCTCTaatctcattttaagaaatacagttctaaaaaagaaaagaaaagaaaaagaaagaaaagaaatacagttctaaaagagagagagagagagagagagagagagagagagagagatggctggTAAAGGATGCTGTACCCAGAGAGGATATTATATTGCCTAGAAATAGGAGAGTCTGGGTTTCTGTCCTTACAGAGGTGAATTCATGGTCAATGCCCTCAAGAAACTTACTAGATATAGGGGAAATGCTTGTAAACACCTCATAGGAATGCAAGACAAGACCTCACGAGGGCTGAGTAGACTCACCTGCTATTTGCAGTGATGGCACCAAGGAAGCGGTGGCTCATGCTGCCCGGAAGTAGCAGGAGGCGCCGGTTTACAAAGAGGAGGCATTGAGGGCAGGGGCTGAGCTGGAGAAGGGATGGAATAGGCATCCTATTTGGCAGGGAAGCTTGAGGAGTATCTTAGGATGTGGAAGAAGAAGGTGGTGGATGAGGCTGGGAAGAAAGTTTAGGGCTCAGTGATGGAGGACATCCTATGCCAGGTGGCCTCGTGCTAATACTCTGTGGGCAATGGGGAGCCACAGTGGGTTTTTGAGGAAGACAGCAGCCTCATCAAATTCACATCTTAGGAGATCTATGTGGTAGCGATGTGAAAGTGAGTTGGTTGTCGGGACCTGAGGCGGGGATTACCAGGGGGTTGTTGCAAATTTTGAACACAGTGAAATCTGAGGGTGAGAAGTGTGACTCAGGAATCCTTCAAATGAGCGTCTCCTTGTCATCTCCAGCCTGAAACTCTGCTGTTCGTCCTTGCCACCAGGGGGTTATGGATTGGGCTAATCTAACTTCCTCTCGCCTCCATGGTCTCCCTGTGAGACTCAATTTTCCAAGAGCCAGGCTGTGACTAGGCTAAATCAAAGCCGTGGCCTATGTTGTGCAGAAGCAGAAATCCGCCCATCTTCTTTATATGACTCATTTTCACCAGGAGGAGTCCCTCTTAGGGCTCACTCGCCAAGTCTGGTGATCTCTAAATAAAAGACACCACTCACATCACAGTGGGAGAGGCGTAAATCCTCCAGAACAGTGCTTATTCAGAATGCTCTGCCTAGGTGAGCCCATTATAAACCTTCATGATGATCCAGTACCACTGATATTTTGGGGTTCATTCACTCAAATTATACCTCCCAGcttgactttttctttaaatcatgaCGTATtacatcaaaaacctcccaagacacaaaagtccaggaccagatggcttcccaggggaattctatcaaagctattctactaaagctgttctgaaagatagaaagggacagaatacttccaaagtcgttttatgaggccagcatcatcttaattccaaaaccagacaaagaccccaccaaaaaggagaattatagaccaatatccctgatgaacacggatgcaaaaattctcaacaagatactagccaataggatccaacaatacattaagaagattaatcaccatgaccaagtggtatttatccccaggatgcaaggctggttcaatactcgtaaagcaatcaacacgataaatcatatcaacaagagaaaaaacaagaaccatatgatcctctcaatagatgcagagaaagcatttgacaaaatacagcatccattcctggtcaaaactcctcagagtgtagggatagagggaacattcctcagcatcttaaaagccatctatgaaaagcccacagcaaatatcattctcaatggggaaacactgggagccttcccctaagatcaggaatgagacagggatgtccactctcaccactgctattcaacatagtactagaagtcctcgcctcagcaatcagacaacaaaaagaaataaaaggcattcaaactggcaaagaagaagtcaaactctccgtctttgcagatgacatgatactgtacatagaaaacccaaaaggctccaccccaagattgctagaactcatacagcaattcggcagtgtggcaggatacaaaatcaatgtccagaaatcagtggcatttctgtacactaacaatgagacgagagaagaaagagaaattaaggagtcaatcccatttacaattgcacccaaaagcatgagacCTAGgactaaacctaaccaaagaagtaaaggatctataccctaaaaattatagaacacttctgaaatatattgaggaagacacaaagaggtggaaaaatattcaaatgctcatggattggaacaattagtattgtgaaaatgtcaatggtacccagggcaatttacacattcagtgcaatccctatcaaaatactgactttcttcagagagttggaacaaatcatcttaaaatttgtctgtaatcagaaaagaccccgaatagccaggggaatattgaaaaagaaaaccagagccaggggaatcacatgccagatttcaggttgtactacaaagctgtggtcatcaagacagtgtggaactggcacaaaaacagacacatagatcaatggaacagaatagagaacccagaaatgggtcctcagctctatggtcaactaatattggacaaagcaggaaagactatccactggaagaaagacagtctcttcaataaatggtgctgggaaaattggacatccacatgcagaagaatgaaactagaccactctcttgcaccagacacaaagataaactcaaaacggatgaaagatctaaatgtgagacaagattccatcaaaatcctggaggaaaacacaggcaacaccctttttgaacttggccacagcaacttcttgcaagattcatctatgaaggcaagggaaaccaaagcaaaaatgaattattgggacttaatcaagataaaagcttctgcacagcaaaagaaacagtcaacaaactaaaagacaacctacagaatgggagaagatagttgcaaatgacctatcagataaagggctagtatccaagatctgtgaagaatttattaaactcaacaacaaaggaacaaacaatccaatcatgaaatgggcaaaagacatgaacagaaatctctcagaggaagacatagacatcgccaacaagcacatgagaaaattctccgcatcactggccataggggaaatacaaatcaaacccacaatgagataccacctcacaccagtgagaatggggaaaattaacaagacaggaaacaacaaatgctggagaggatgtggagaaaagggaaccctcctgcactgttggtgggaatgtgaactggtgcagccactctggaaaactgtgtggaggttcctgaaagagttaaaaatagacctgccctacgacccagcaattgcactgttggggatttaccccaaagatacagatgcagtgaaacggcaggacacctgcatcccgatgtttctagcagcaatgtccacaatagccaaactgtggaaggagcctcggtgtccatcgacagatgaatggatcaagaagatgtggtctatgtatacaatggagtattcctcagccattaaaaacgacaaatacccaccatttgcttcgacgtggatggaactggagggtattatgctgagtgaagtaagtcagtcagagaaggacaaacattatatgttctcattcattcggggaatataaaaaataatgaaagggaataaaggggaaaggagagaaaatgaggaaaatatcagtgagagtgacaacacatgagagacacctaactctgagaaacgaacaaggggtagtggaaagggaggtgggcgcggggtgggggtgattggatgacgggcactgagggagacacttgactggatgagcactgggtgttatgctatatcgaactccaataaaaaatatataccaaaaaattaaaaaattaaattttttaataaactaaactaaaataaataaatcatgacatAATAGATATATCACACCACCGTCTTGGTTTGAGGGTTCAAATAATATAGTCACCATAGCTATGGGCAATATCACTTAACACCTTACATCCTCAATTTTCCTACCTGTGAAATAATTTGGACACATGGTAGCCACAGAGCCCTCCTGCTGTGGTACCCCAAACACTGGTCCAGGTGCTAGATCCAGTGAAACCTGCTGCATTCATGCACTGGGGTAGAGTTCTGACTTGCTTGGGTACCCAGGCAAGCTACTTTATGTCTCTGTACCTTAGTCCCCTCATCCAAAAAATGGCAATGATAGTAGAGCCTAACTCACACTTTGGAAGTTGACTAAATGGGTGAATACAAGTGAAGAACTTAGAAGAGAATCTAACACATAGAGAGTGCTCAGAAAGTAGTAGTTACTGAGTAACCAGAAGGTAGAAGCACCCCATGTATCTATCTCTGATGagtggatgaacaaaatgtggtctgtccAAACggtggaatatcattcagctcTAAGAAGGAAGGAGATTGGGACGCCTGTGTGGTTCAGCAGTCAAGCATCTGCCCTCAACTCAGGGCATGAGTTCCGGGATGGGGTCCTAcctcaggctcactgcagggagcctgtttctccctctgcctgtgtctctgcctctatctctgtgtctctcatgaataaataaataaaatctgaagaagaagaaagaagaaaggagaagaagaagaaggaggaggaggaggaggagggggaaagagattCTGACTTGTGCCACGACAAGGAGGAATCTTGGAGATgttatgctaaggaaaataaaccaatcacagaaggacaaataccgtGTGATTCCACCCTCTGTGATGTATCCAGCATTGTCAAATTCACaggaacagaaagtaaaatggtggttgccaggggaatgGGGAAATAAGGACCtttgtttaatggggacagagtttcagccttggaagatgagaaagttctggagatggatggtggtgatggttgaacAACAGTGtgatgtacttaatgccattgaactgtatacttaaaaatggtgaaaactaTACATTTTAGGCTATGTATATGTTACCAccacttaaaaagaaagtattggggtgcctgggtggctcagtcagttaagcatctgacttttggttttagctcaggtcgtgatctcaccaagtcctacatcgggctctgtgatcagtgaggagtctgcttctctccttctccctctgtccctctttcttttctttttcttttttttttaagacagggaATACTTTATTCAAACCCATCAGAGAAATGGACAGCTTGGGTCTGTAACAAAGTGTCGTGTTTTAAAGCATAGGTCAGTAATTGTATATGAGAGTATGCACTGCTACATACAAATTAACTGATCAGAGCACAACTTTTCAATGTTCAAAACAGAATAAGCTTCCGTAAAAGCAGCACCTTTGTGACATTTTTAACTTTAgtattcctctccttcttcttcacccTCTCCTTCAACAGAATCCACACCAACCTCCTCATAATCCTTCTCCAGGGCAGCCATGTCCTCACGGGCCTCAGAAAACTCTCCTTCCTCCATGCCCTCACCCACATACCAGTGAACAAAGGCACGCTTGGCATACATCAGGTCAAACTTGTGGTCCAGGCGAGCCCAGGCCTCAGTAATGGCTGTGGTGTTGCTCAGCATGCACACAGCTCGCTGTACTTTGGCCAGGTCTCCACCAGGTACCACAGTGGGAGGCTGGTAGTTAATACCCACTTTGAAGCCAGTGGGGCATCAGTCCACAAAATGGATGGTACGCTTGGTCTTGATGGTGGCAATGGCAGCATTGACATCTTTGGGAACCACGTTGCCACGGTACAACAAGCAGCAAGCCATGTATTTACCATGGTGAGGGTCACATTTCACCATCTGGTTGGCTGGCTCAAAGCATGCATTGGTGATCTCTGCTACAGAAAGCTGTTCATGGTAGGCTTTCTCAGCAGAGATGACAGGGGCATATGTGGCCAGAGGGAAGTGGATGCGGGGATAGGGCACCAGGTTGGTCTGGAACTCCGTCAGATCCACATTCAGGGCTCCATCAAATCTGAGGGAAGCAGTGATGGAGGTCTGTCCCTCTTTCCATCTCCCACCCACGTGCCCgatctatctctctttttctctctctcaaacaaataattgaaacaaaagaaggaatgaacgaaagaaggaaggaagggaagaaaaggaaagaaagaaagaaggaaagaaagaaagaaagaaagaaagaaagaaagaaagaaagaaagaaagagaaactagcTACTGTCATCTCTAGTCTCAGCTGTCTGGAGAGTTTCTGTAAAGAAGAGAGCCCAGTTGCCACCATCACTGCCAGCCCTTAACTCTAACTCTGGCAGATAGGGTCAAATCTCCTCGAACCTTCTCAGTTACATCTGTTATCTTGTCCCCTTAAATCCAGTCCCACCCTTGCATGCTGGGAGAACTATGGAACAGACCTCCTTGAGATGGAGTCgagaagagggggaggaaaagCAGTGGGCCCCAGAGAGCCCCACCCTCACCACCCTACTCCTCTCCACCACCATGCTGAAAGTTTctctagaggctggaagtgtGTTCTCATGGCATCCTCTCTGATTAGCACCAGGCAAAGGGGAGCTCTGGGAGGAGCGATGCTGAGTCTCTGGTGACTCTTTGAAAGCCCTTAGGTCCCACTTATGCCCTCAGCAAAGGCACTTTCCCCTGAAACCCATAGAGGGAGGCCCAGCAGGCTGTGCCTTGGGCAGATGATTCTCACTTACAGGCCAAAAGCCCTGGCACTGGACTTCACTGATGGAATagttcttcacattttatttaataaatctttacaaaagttCTGGTGTGTGGGCAGCTTGGGTGCTGGGATATTTAAAAGCTCTCTGAGTAATTCTAATGGGCAACCAATGTTTGACACCACTGGCCCGAAGTTCACCTAGGAAGCCCATGGCCTCCATGAGCAATATGGGAACATCAGCAGAAGCTCGTTAAAAGTTGCTAAGGAAGCCCAGCTACCAGAAGGTGAGGGTTTCATGCAGGAGGGTCACGGACCAGGTGGTATTCTATGTTTGTGGTCAGGAGCCGTTTTCGTGGAGCAGTGTGGTCTGTGCACACACAGTGACATGAAGGCCCTGCCTTACCTGTTGAAGGCATGGTTTCGTAAAATATAAGACAGTTGCCCAAATGGCCACTTTTCTGCCAGTCATGGTTGTCTGGGCTTTCCCCTTTGGCTTGTCCTGTAACTGCTGAGGGGTGTGGTCAAAACAGATCCTGTCACATCCTGTGCGCATCTGCTGACTCCAGCGTTTTTGATGTAATAACAAAGTTGTCAGATGTGTTTCTTCATGCCCTGAAGTCTGCTGTCCCTTCTGTTTGGATCTGTGTGTGGCGGCCAGAGGCTGACTCACTTCCTTTGGCTTACCGAATTCTTTCTACCGCTTCCTGGATCAACAAACCCTGGCGGGGCAGCTCCTCCACCAGAGTTCATGGAAAGGTATTGAAGCCACCAGAGTTAACAGTAAGAGCCTTGGGTTCTCACTCAAGGCAGATGGCATTGTAGGGACAGCCGGCTGACATGTCTGGGCCTTGAGATCGCTGTAGACAAGatgtagaaatacaaaatgtGGTTAATTC is a window of Vulpes lagopus strain Blue_001 chromosome 11, ASM1834538v1, whole genome shotgun sequence DNA encoding:
- the LOC121471676 gene encoding LOW QUALITY PROTEIN: tubulin alpha chain-like (The sequence of the model RefSeq protein was modified relative to this genomic sequence to represent the inferred CDS: substituted 1 base at 1 genomic stop codon) is translated as MPSTEGQTSITASLRFDGALNVDLTEFQTNLVPYPRIHFPLATYAPVISAEKAYHEQLSVAEITNACFEPANQMVKCDPHHGKYMACCLLYRGNVVPKDVNAAIATIKTKRTIHFVDXCPTGFKVGINYQPPTVVPGGDLAKVQRAVCMLSNTTAITEAWARLDHKFDLMYAKRAFVHWYVGEGMEEGEFSEAREDMAALEKDYEEVGVDSVEGEGEEEGEEY